From the Kitasatospora viridis genome, one window contains:
- the purE gene encoding 5-(carboxyamino)imidazole ribonucleotide mutase — protein sequence MGSDSDWSVMEAAAQALDEFEVPYEVNVLSAHRMPREMIAYGEQAHTRGLKAIIAGAGGAAHLPGMLASVTPLPVIGVPVPLRYLDGMDSLLSIVQMPAGVPVATVSVAGARNAGLLAVRMVAAFDQELSEKMVDFQHDLNTQATEKGKKLRAKVAGSSSFGFSK from the coding sequence ATGGGCTCCGACTCCGACTGGTCGGTGATGGAGGCGGCGGCCCAGGCCCTCGACGAGTTCGAGGTGCCCTACGAGGTGAACGTGCTCTCCGCGCACCGGATGCCGCGCGAGATGATCGCCTACGGCGAGCAGGCGCACACCCGCGGCCTGAAGGCGATCATCGCCGGGGCCGGCGGCGCCGCGCACCTGCCGGGCATGCTCGCCTCGGTGACCCCGCTGCCGGTGATCGGCGTTCCGGTGCCGCTGCGCTACCTGGACGGGATGGACAGCCTGCTCTCCATCGTCCAGATGCCGGCCGGCGTGCCGGTGGCCACCGTCTCGGTGGCCGGTGCCCGCAACGCCGGCCTGCTGGCGGTGCGCATGGTGGCCGCCTTCGACCAGGAACTCTCCGAGAAGATGGTCGACTTCCAGCACGACCTGAACACCCAGGCCACCGAGAAGGGCAAGAAGCTGCGCGCCAAAGTGGCGGGTTCTTCCTCCTTCGGCTTCAGCAAGTAG
- a CDS encoding dipeptidase, with protein MTPPAELLDEARAVLAIAPVVDGHNDLPWAMRQLAGYDLGAVDLAADQRHRLHTDLDRLTAGGVGAQFWSVFVPSRLAGDTAVSATLEQIDFVHALVDRFPDRLRLALTADQAEQARADGRIASLMGAEGGHSINSSLATLRALFALGVRYLTLTHNDNVPWADSATDTPSAGGLTRFGEEVVREMNRIGMLVDLSHTSPDTMRAALRVTAAPVVFSHSSSRAVNDHPRNIPDDVLAQLPANGGVAMATFVPQFIDARATVWVAGASEELAAHGLHALANSPEAMKVLHAYEERVPRPVTNAATVADHLDHMREVAGIDHLGLGGDFDGVAFTPAGLDDVSGYPNLLAELLHRGWSQADLSKLTWQNAMRVLRSAEDVARDLSATRGPSLATLAELDG; from the coding sequence ATGACTCCTCCCGCAGAACTGCTCGACGAGGCCCGGGCCGTGCTCGCCATCGCACCGGTGGTGGACGGGCACAACGACCTGCCCTGGGCGATGCGCCAACTGGCCGGCTACGACCTGGGCGCCGTCGACCTCGCCGCCGACCAGCGGCACCGGCTGCACACCGACCTCGACCGGCTCACCGCCGGCGGGGTCGGTGCGCAGTTCTGGTCCGTCTTCGTGCCCTCCCGGCTGGCCGGGGACACGGCGGTCAGCGCCACCCTGGAACAGATCGACTTCGTCCACGCGCTGGTGGACCGGTTCCCGGACCGGCTGCGGCTGGCGCTCACCGCCGACCAGGCCGAGCAGGCCCGGGCCGACGGGCGGATCGCCTCGCTGATGGGCGCCGAGGGCGGACACAGCATCAACTCCTCGCTGGCCACGCTGCGGGCGCTCTTCGCCCTGGGCGTGCGCTACCTGACGCTCACTCACAACGACAACGTGCCGTGGGCGGACTCGGCGACCGACACCCCGTCAGCCGGCGGGCTGACCCGGTTCGGCGAGGAGGTGGTGCGGGAGATGAACCGGATCGGCATGCTGGTGGACCTCTCGCACACCTCGCCCGACACCATGCGGGCCGCGCTGCGGGTGACGGCGGCGCCGGTGGTCTTCTCGCACTCCTCCTCCCGCGCGGTCAACGACCACCCGCGCAACATCCCCGACGACGTGCTGGCCCAGCTGCCGGCCAACGGGGGAGTGGCGATGGCCACCTTCGTGCCGCAGTTCATCGACGCCCGGGCCACCGTCTGGGTGGCCGGGGCGTCCGAGGAGCTGGCCGCGCACGGCCTCCACGCGCTGGCGAACAGCCCGGAGGCGATGAAGGTGCTGCACGCCTACGAGGAGCGGGTTCCGCGGCCGGTCACCAATGCGGCCACCGTCGCCGACCACCTGGACCACATGCGGGAGGTGGCCGGCATCGACCACCTGGGCCTGGGCGGCGACTTCGACGGGGTGGCGTTCACCCCGGCCGGCCTGGACGACGTCTCCGGCTACCCGAACCTGCTGGCCGAACTGCTCCACCGCGGCTGGTCGCAGGCCGACCTGTCCAAGCTGACCTGGCAGAACGCGATGCGGGTGCTGCGCTCGGCCGAGGACGTCGCCCGCGACCTGAGCGCCACCCGCGGGCCCTCGCTGGCCACCCTGGCCGAGCTGGACGGCTGA
- a CDS encoding CoA-binding protein yields MTDYRDQQTAHDILTGSGDTWAVVGLSTNRMRAAYGVAQALQRFGKRIVPVHPKAEAVFGEQGYASLADIPFPVDVVDVFVNSSLAGPVADQAVEIGAKAVWFQLDVIDREAFDRTTAAGLKMVMDRCPAQEIPQLK; encoded by the coding sequence ATGACTGACTACCGCGACCAGCAGACGGCCCACGACATCCTCACCGGCTCGGGTGACACCTGGGCCGTCGTCGGGCTCTCCACCAACCGGATGCGGGCCGCCTACGGCGTGGCCCAGGCGCTCCAGCGGTTCGGCAAGCGGATCGTCCCGGTCCACCCGAAGGCGGAGGCGGTGTTCGGCGAGCAGGGGTACGCCAGCCTCGCCGACATCCCCTTCCCGGTCGACGTGGTGGACGTCTTCGTCAACAGCTCGCTGGCCGGCCCGGTCGCCGACCAGGCGGTGGAGATCGGCGCCAAGGCGGTCTGGTTCCAGCTCGACGTGATCGACCGGGAGGCCTTCGACCGCACCACCGCGGCCGGGCTGAAGATGGTCATGGACCGCTGCCCGGCCCAGGAGATCCCGCAGCTCAAGTGA
- a CDS encoding ABC transporter ATP-binding protein encodes MAVIEVERLHKRYGRFTAVDEVSFEVGEGEVFGILGPNGAGKTTTVECLSGLRAPDGGRISVLGLDPVRQREDLRQVLGVQLQQAGLPDRLKVREALELYASFYRRPADPVELMHRLGLAEKAGERYKRLSGGQQQRLAIALALIGNPEVVILDELTTGLDPHARRTVWELVEQVRASGVTVLLVTHFMEEAERLCDRVALIDRGRVVAVDTPAGLAARAGQQQRMRFRPSGPLDEELLRALPEVAGLVWHGPVVEITGTGNLVQVVTAQLARRQIIAADLRVDQASLDDAFVALTGGRE; translated from the coding sequence ATGGCGGTCATCGAGGTCGAGCGGTTGCACAAGCGGTACGGGCGGTTCACGGCGGTGGACGAGGTGTCCTTCGAGGTCGGCGAGGGCGAGGTCTTCGGGATCCTCGGGCCGAACGGCGCGGGCAAGACCACCACCGTCGAGTGCCTCTCCGGGCTGCGCGCGCCGGACGGCGGGCGGATCTCGGTGCTCGGGCTGGACCCGGTGCGGCAGCGGGAGGACCTGCGGCAGGTGCTCGGCGTGCAGTTGCAGCAGGCCGGGCTGCCGGACCGGCTCAAGGTGCGCGAGGCGCTGGAGCTGTACGCGTCCTTCTACCGCCGGCCCGCCGATCCGGTGGAGCTGATGCACCGTCTGGGGCTGGCCGAGAAGGCCGGCGAGCGGTACAAGCGGCTCTCCGGCGGGCAGCAGCAGCGGCTGGCGATCGCCCTCGCGCTGATCGGCAACCCCGAGGTGGTGATCCTGGACGAGCTCACCACCGGGCTCGACCCGCACGCCCGGCGCACCGTCTGGGAGTTGGTCGAGCAGGTGCGGGCGAGCGGGGTCACGGTGCTGCTGGTCACCCACTTCATGGAGGAGGCCGAGCGGCTCTGCGACCGGGTGGCGCTGATCGACCGGGGCCGGGTGGTCGCGGTGGACACCCCGGCCGGGCTGGCCGCCCGCGCCGGGCAGCAGCAGCGGATGCGGTTCCGGCCCTCCGGTCCGCTGGACGAGGAGCTGCTGCGGGCGCTGCCCGAGGTGGCGGGGCTGGTCTGGCACGGCCCGGTGGTGGAGATCACCGGCACCGGGAACCTGGTGCAGGTGGTCACCGCGCAGCTGGCGCGCCGTCAGATCATCGCCGCCGACCTGCGGGTGGACCAGGCCAGCCTGGACGACGCGTTCGTCGCCCTCACCGGCGGGCGGGAGTGA
- a CDS encoding ABC transporter permease: MSLTFGLPRGGLRTLTTTQARLLLREPVALIWLGVPVLLVVVFGNIPSFLHPTAALGGKRVIDVYVPTLAAMVPLFLACTALPMTMAAWREKDVLRRLSVSPVPAAGMLAGLVAVIAALAAAGVAVITAIGMLAFGVALPGGAVAVLGSFVLGSAAVLALGLVIAARARTGAAASGFGVPLMVLNFFASGLYIPVEELPRWLQQVCEVIPFGAVTAAWAGRGPLWQHLLVLAGWTVLGSVVAARTFRWE; encoded by the coding sequence GTGTCCCTCACCTTCGGCCTGCCGCGCGGCGGCCTGCGCACCCTCACCACCACCCAGGCCCGGCTGCTGCTGCGCGAGCCGGTCGCGCTGATCTGGCTGGGCGTGCCGGTGCTGCTGGTGGTGGTCTTCGGCAACATCCCGTCCTTCCTGCACCCCACCGCCGCGCTCGGCGGCAAGCGGGTGATCGACGTCTACGTGCCGACCCTGGCCGCGATGGTCCCGCTGTTCCTGGCCTGCACCGCGCTGCCGATGACCATGGCCGCCTGGCGTGAGAAGGACGTGCTGCGCCGGCTCTCCGTCAGCCCCGTGCCGGCGGCCGGGATGCTGGCCGGGCTGGTCGCGGTGATCGCCGCGCTGGCCGCCGCCGGGGTGGCGGTGATCACGGCGATCGGCATGCTGGCCTTCGGCGTCGCGCTGCCGGGCGGCGCGGTCGCGGTGCTCGGCTCCTTCGTGCTCGGCTCGGCGGCGGTGCTCGCGCTCGGCCTGGTGATCGCCGCCCGGGCCCGCACCGGCGCCGCGGCCAGCGGGTTCGGGGTGCCGCTGATGGTGCTCAACTTCTTCGCCAGCGGCCTCTACATCCCGGTCGAGGAGCTGCCGCGGTGGCTGCAGCAGGTGTGCGAGGTGATCCCGTTCGGCGCGGTGACCGCCGCCTGGGCCGGCCGGGGCCCGCTCTGGCAGCATCTGCTGGTACTGGCCGGTTGGACGGTGCTCGGCAGCGTGGTCGCCGCCCGCACCTTCCGCTGGGAGTGA
- a CDS encoding sensor histidine kinase, with amino-acid sequence MVTVQQGDRAAERPDGTEGRSVRVQRYLPYAGLAFSTVLAFGLGPGSSTRYRVAVLAVSGLAALWQWLMAVPVVPAAPGEPRPVKAVVFYVGLLVLIGVLVVLSPFYGFFAFSGYLHVAALPRRFWWLGVAVTAALMATTQVGGVQNLHGTVLGLYAGLVLVNLVIAGALTQQSIDEDRRSRQRAAHIDELAEANRQLRETMEENAGLHAQLVVQAREAGVLDERQRMAGEIHDTIAQGLTGIVTQLEAAERFDHDPERRLHHLATARRLARESLAEARRSVQALRPGPLAEAHLPEAVQDLAARWTAVSGVTAGVTVTGVPFPLSPTLEVVLFRAAQEGLANIAKHARADRVGLTLSYTHEVVLLDVLDDGVGFDPVATEAAGGESYGLTAMRQRLKQVGGSLAVESGPGEGTALSVSVPALRVPGPGITASSGQVENAP; translated from the coding sequence ATGGTCACCGTGCAGCAGGGCGATCGAGCGGCCGAGCGGCCGGACGGCACCGAGGGGCGATCGGTCCGGGTCCAGCGCTATCTGCCCTACGCGGGGCTGGCCTTCTCGACGGTGCTCGCGTTCGGCCTCGGCCCGGGCAGCTCGACCCGCTACCGGGTGGCGGTGCTGGCGGTCTCCGGGCTCGCCGCGCTCTGGCAGTGGCTGATGGCCGTCCCGGTCGTCCCGGCCGCGCCGGGCGAGCCTCGGCCGGTCAAGGCGGTGGTCTTCTACGTCGGTCTGCTGGTGCTGATCGGGGTACTGGTGGTGCTCAGCCCGTTCTACGGCTTCTTCGCCTTCAGCGGCTACCTGCACGTGGCGGCGCTGCCCCGGCGGTTCTGGTGGCTGGGGGTCGCGGTCACCGCCGCGCTGATGGCGACCACCCAGGTCGGCGGCGTGCAGAACCTGCACGGGACGGTGCTCGGCCTCTACGCCGGCCTGGTGCTGGTCAACCTGGTGATCGCCGGCGCGCTCACCCAGCAGAGCATCGACGAGGACCGGCGCAGCCGCCAACGGGCTGCCCACATCGACGAGTTGGCCGAGGCCAACCGGCAGCTGCGGGAGACCATGGAGGAGAACGCCGGCCTGCACGCCCAGTTGGTGGTGCAGGCCCGCGAGGCCGGCGTGCTGGACGAGCGGCAGCGGATGGCCGGCGAGATCCACGACACCATCGCCCAGGGGCTCACCGGGATCGTCACCCAGCTGGAGGCCGCCGAGCGCTTCGACCACGACCCCGAGCGGCGTCTGCACCACCTGGCGACCGCCCGCAGGCTGGCCCGGGAGAGCCTGGCCGAGGCCCGCCGCTCGGTGCAGGCGCTGCGGCCAGGTCCGCTGGCCGAGGCCCACCTGCCGGAGGCCGTGCAGGACTTGGCCGCGCGCTGGACCGCGGTCTCCGGAGTGACGGCCGGGGTGACCGTCACGGGCGTGCCGTTCCCGCTGTCGCCCACGCTGGAGGTGGTGCTGTTCCGGGCCGCCCAGGAGGGGCTGGCCAACATCGCCAAGCACGCCCGCGCCGACCGGGTCGGACTGACCCTCAGCTACACCCACGAGGTGGTGCTGCTGGACGTGCTGGACGACGGGGTCGGCTTCGACCCCGTGGCCACCGAGGCGGCCGGCGGGGAGAGCTACGGGCTGACCGCGATGCGGCAGCGGCTGAAACAGGTGGGCGGGAGCCTGGCGGTGGAGAGCGGCCCGGGGGAGGGCACCGCGCTCAGCGTCAGCGTGCCGGCGCTGCGGGTGCCCGGTCCCGGGATCACGGCCTCGTCCGGGCAGGTGGAGAATGCACCGTGA
- a CDS encoding response regulator — MTIRLLIVDDHPIVRDGLRGVFEGDPDFEVAGEAGDGAEGVRQALALAPDVVLMDLRMAGTGGVEAIRRLRELAPALRVLVLTTYDSEADVLPAVEAGATGYLLKDAPREELVRAVRATAQGQTVLAPTVAAALLGRMRAPAPAAPVEALTERELEVLRLVADGSTNKESARRLFISEATVKTHLLHLYAKLGVRDRAAAVAEGYKRGLLS, encoded by the coding sequence GTGACCATTCGTCTGCTGATCGTCGATGACCACCCCATCGTCCGGGACGGCCTGCGCGGCGTCTTCGAGGGCGACCCCGACTTCGAGGTGGCCGGCGAGGCGGGGGACGGTGCCGAGGGGGTGCGGCAGGCCCTCGCCCTGGCGCCCGACGTGGTGCTGATGGACCTGCGGATGGCGGGCACCGGAGGGGTGGAGGCGATCCGCCGGCTGCGCGAGCTGGCCCCCGCGCTACGGGTGCTGGTGCTCACCACCTACGACAGCGAGGCCGACGTGCTGCCCGCCGTGGAGGCCGGCGCCACCGGTTACCTGCTGAAGGACGCACCGCGCGAGGAGCTGGTCCGGGCCGTCCGGGCGACCGCGCAGGGGCAGACGGTGCTGGCGCCGACGGTGGCGGCCGCGCTGCTCGGCCGGATGCGCGCGCCCGCGCCCGCCGCGCCGGTGGAGGCGTTGACCGAGCGGGAGCTGGAGGTGCTGCGGCTGGTCGCGGACGGCAGCACCAACAAGGAGTCGGCCCGCCGGCTCTTCATCAGCGAGGCCACCGTCAAGACCCACCTGCTGCACCTCTACGCCAAGCTGGGCGTGCGGGACCGCGCGGCGGCCGTGGCCGAGGGCTACAAGCGGGGCCTGCTGAGCTGA
- a CDS encoding UDP-glucose dehydrogenase family protein, whose product MALRISVIGTGYLGATHAACLAELGFEVLGLDVDRDKLAALAAGQVPMYEPGLAELLVKHVVGHPGSTGRLRFTDSPAELAEFADVHFVCVNTPQRRGEFAADMSHVDAAVDALAPHLTRPVLVVGKSTVPVGSAGRIAERLAALAPVGDQVELAWNPEFLREGFAVGDTLHPDRIVIGVRPGGRAEELLREVYATPLAEGVPMVVTDYPTAELVKAAANSFLATKISFINAMAEVCEASGADVTLLSKALAYDERIGGRFLNAGLGFGGGCLPKDIRAFMARAGELGADQALTFLREVDSINMRRRSRMVELAREQCGGGFLDRRVAVLGAAFKPNSDDIRDSPALNVAGQIQLQGAQVTVYDPRAMDNARKMFPSLSYAASATEAAVGAHVVLHLTEWQEFRELDPTALGEVVAERRMLDGRNVLDGAAWRAAGWSYRAMGRPFTE is encoded by the coding sequence GTGGCCCTGCGCATCTCGGTCATCGGCACCGGCTACCTCGGCGCGACCCACGCCGCCTGCCTGGCCGAGCTCGGCTTCGAGGTCCTCGGTCTCGACGTGGACCGCGACAAACTCGCCGCACTGGCCGCCGGCCAGGTGCCGATGTACGAGCCCGGCCTGGCCGAACTGCTGGTCAAGCACGTCGTCGGGCACCCCGGCTCGACCGGGCGGCTGCGCTTCACCGACTCCCCGGCGGAGCTGGCCGAGTTCGCCGACGTGCACTTCGTCTGCGTGAACACCCCGCAGCGCCGCGGCGAGTTCGCCGCCGACATGTCGCACGTGGACGCCGCGGTGGACGCGCTCGCCCCGCACCTGACCCGGCCGGTCCTGGTGGTCGGCAAGTCCACCGTGCCGGTCGGCAGCGCCGGCCGGATCGCCGAGCGGCTGGCCGCGCTGGCCCCGGTCGGCGACCAGGTCGAGCTGGCCTGGAACCCGGAGTTCCTGCGCGAGGGCTTCGCGGTCGGCGACACCCTGCACCCGGACCGGATCGTCATCGGGGTGCGCCCGGGCGGGCGGGCCGAGGAGCTGCTGCGCGAGGTCTACGCGACCCCGCTGGCCGAGGGCGTGCCGATGGTGGTCACCGACTACCCGACGGCCGAGCTGGTCAAGGCCGCCGCCAACTCCTTCCTGGCCACCAAGATCTCCTTCATCAACGCGATGGCCGAGGTCTGCGAGGCCTCCGGCGCGGACGTCACCCTGCTCAGCAAGGCGCTGGCCTACGACGAGCGGATCGGCGGCCGGTTCCTCAACGCCGGGCTCGGCTTCGGCGGCGGCTGCCTGCCCAAGGACATCCGGGCCTTCATGGCCCGGGCCGGCGAGCTGGGCGCCGACCAGGCGCTGACCTTCCTGCGCGAGGTCGACTCGATCAACATGCGCCGCCGCTCCCGGATGGTCGAGCTGGCCCGCGAGCAGTGCGGCGGCGGCTTCCTGGACCGCCGGGTCGCGGTGCTGGGCGCCGCCTTCAAGCCCAACTCGGACGACATCCGGGACTCGCCCGCGCTCAACGTGGCCGGGCAGATCCAGCTGCAGGGCGCCCAGGTGACCGTCTACGACCCGCGTGCGATGGACAACGCCCGCAAGATGTTCCCCTCGCTCTCCTACGCCGCCTCGGCCACCGAGGCCGCGGTCGGCGCCCACGTGGTGCTGCACCTGACGGAGTGGCAGGAGTTCCGCGAGCTCGACCCGACCGCGCTCGGCGAGGTGGTCGCCGAGCGCCGGATGCTGGACGGCCGCAACGTGCTGGACGGCGCCGCCTGGCGCGCGGCCGGCTGGAGCTACCGCGCGATGGGGCGCCCGTTCACCGAGTGA
- a CDS encoding acyl-CoA dehydrogenase family protein: MASSADFDLFRLSEEHEMLRETVRALAEAKIAPFAADVDEHSRFPQEARDALEANDLHAVHVPEEFGGAGADALATVLVIEEVARVCCSSSLIPAVNKLGSLPVQLSGSEELKAKYLGALARGEGMFSYCLSEPDAGSDAAGMKTRAVRDGDFWVLNGVKRWITNAGVSEFYTVMAVTDPEKRSKGISAFVVEKGDEGVSFGAPEKKLGIKGSPTREVYLDNVRIPADRMIGAEGTGFATAMKTLDHTRITIAAQALGVAQGALDYAAGYVKERKQFGKPIADFQGVQFMLADMAMKIEAARQLTYAAAAKSERVDADLTFFGAAAKCFASDVAMEVTTDAVQLLGGYGYTRDYPVERMMRDAKITQIYEGTNQVQRIVMARNLPTA; this comes from the coding sequence ATGGCCAGCAGTGCCGACTTCGACCTCTTCCGGCTCTCCGAGGAGCACGAGATGCTCCGCGAGACCGTCCGCGCCCTGGCCGAGGCCAAGATCGCGCCGTTCGCCGCCGACGTCGATGAGCACAGCCGGTTCCCGCAGGAGGCCCGTGACGCGCTGGAGGCCAACGACCTGCACGCCGTCCACGTGCCGGAGGAGTTCGGCGGCGCCGGGGCCGACGCGCTGGCCACCGTCCTGGTGATCGAGGAGGTCGCCCGGGTCTGCTGCTCCTCCTCGCTGATCCCCGCCGTCAACAAGCTCGGCTCGCTGCCCGTGCAGCTCTCCGGCTCCGAGGAGCTCAAGGCCAAGTACCTGGGCGCGCTGGCCCGCGGCGAGGGCATGTTCTCCTACTGCCTCTCCGAGCCGGACGCCGGCTCGGACGCGGCCGGGATGAAGACCCGCGCGGTCCGCGACGGCGACTTCTGGGTGCTGAACGGCGTCAAGCGGTGGATCACCAACGCGGGCGTCTCCGAGTTCTACACCGTGATGGCCGTGACCGACCCGGAGAAGCGCTCCAAGGGCATCTCCGCCTTCGTCGTCGAGAAGGGCGACGAGGGCGTCTCCTTCGGCGCGCCGGAGAAGAAGCTCGGCATCAAGGGCTCGCCGACCCGCGAGGTCTACCTGGACAACGTCCGGATCCCGGCCGACCGGATGATCGGCGCCGAGGGCACCGGCTTCGCCACCGCGATGAAGACCCTGGACCACACCCGGATCACCATCGCCGCCCAGGCCCTCGGCGTCGCCCAGGGCGCCCTCGACTACGCCGCCGGCTACGTCAAGGAGCGCAAGCAGTTCGGCAAGCCGATCGCCGACTTCCAGGGCGTCCAGTTCATGCTCGCCGACATGGCGATGAAGATCGAGGCCGCCCGCCAGCTCACCTACGCCGCCGCCGCCAAGTCCGAGCGCGTCGACGCCGACCTCACCTTCTTCGGCGCGGCCGCCAAGTGCTTCGCCTCCGACGTCGCGATGGAGGTCACCACCGACGCGGTCCAGCTGCTCGGCGGCTACGGCTACACCCGCGACTACCCGGTCGAGCGCATGATGCGCGACGCCAAGATCACCCAGATCTACGAGGGCACCAACCAGGTCCAGCGCATCGTCATGGCCCGCAACCTGCCGACCGCCTGA
- a CDS encoding TetR/AcrR family transcriptional regulator — protein MTARSAGPTDEFGFPIIPAPVDSSERKRRTIIDAALAEFLREGYAAASVDAITARSGVSKATIYKHFGNKERLFLAAVGSFLPSSYAELEPGISGLADAPDLRAALITLAVDWARLLMHPQVLSLRRLVIGEIDRFPQLGRLWYRVTYDLNNGPLVDTFAELHRRGALRVPDLPLAVQQLVAATVGVPLLIRTFNPDAEFDDAELTRQMTSGVDLFLAGYAAR, from the coding sequence ATGACCGCCCGCAGTGCCGGTCCGACCGACGAGTTCGGATTCCCGATCATCCCGGCCCCGGTGGACTCCTCCGAGCGCAAGCGCCGCACGATCATCGACGCGGCGCTGGCCGAATTCCTGCGCGAGGGCTACGCGGCCGCCTCGGTGGACGCCATCACCGCCCGCTCCGGGGTCTCCAAGGCCACCATCTACAAGCACTTCGGCAACAAGGAGCGGCTCTTCCTGGCGGCGGTGGGCAGCTTCCTGCCGAGCAGCTACGCCGAACTGGAGCCCGGCATCAGCGGCCTGGCCGACGCCCCCGACCTGCGCGCGGCGCTGATCACCCTGGCGGTCGACTGGGCCCGGCTGCTGATGCACCCCCAGGTGCTCTCGCTGCGCCGGCTGGTGATCGGCGAGATCGACCGCTTCCCGCAACTCGGCCGGCTCTGGTACCGGGTCACCTACGACCTGAACAACGGCCCACTGGTGGACACCTTCGCCGAACTCCACCGGCGCGGCGCCCTGCGGGTGCCGGACCTGCCGCTGGCCGTCCAGCAGTTGGTCGCCGCCACGGTCGGCGTCCCGCTGCTGATCCGCACCTTCAACCCGGACGCCGAGTTCGACGACGCCGAGCTCACCCGCCAGATGACCTCGGGCGTCGACCTCTTCCTGGCCGGCTACGCGGCCCGCTGA
- a CDS encoding serine O-acetyltransferase produces MSLVTSLIYRRRHPVYGRLARELLALYGVEVPPAAEIGPGLRVYHRGFGTVLHPFTTLGAGVTLYNGVTIGRADPWVPQQRSAMERVVLEDEVVVCAGAKIVCKRGVLTVGAGTVVGANAVLTRSTGPDEIWAGVPARRVGFRTDRTGRAAGQAAGQSAGLAAAG; encoded by the coding sequence ATGTCTCTGGTGACCTCGCTGATCTACCGCCGCCGCCACCCGGTGTACGGCCGCCTGGCGCGCGAACTCCTCGCGCTGTACGGCGTGGAGGTCCCGCCGGCCGCCGAGATCGGCCCCGGCCTGCGGGTCTACCACCGCGGCTTCGGCACCGTGCTGCACCCGTTCACCACGCTCGGCGCCGGGGTCACCCTCTACAACGGGGTGACCATCGGCCGGGCCGACCCGTGGGTGCCGCAGCAGCGCAGCGCGATGGAGCGGGTGGTGCTGGAGGACGAGGTGGTGGTGTGCGCCGGGGCGAAGATCGTCTGCAAGCGCGGGGTGCTCACCGTCGGCGCGGGGACGGTGGTCGGCGCCAACGCGGTGCTCACCCGCTCGACCGGTCCGGACGAGATCTGGGCCGGGGTGCCGGCCCGCCGGGTCGGCTTCCGCACCGACCGGACCGGGCGGGCCGCCGGACAGGCCGCGGGTCAGTCCGCGGGGCTGGCCGCCGCCGGCTGA
- a CDS encoding LCP family protein, translated as MENWQQGRPAGGGRGPGPGGAAGGGEPPLPPGLSPRGGGNGGANGGGNGAGNGGGRVAGHASGGAAPRRRRSRKRIAAYVALGVVGALLATAVGTYAWADSKLNQQNVLQDYDGRPAAGKGTNWLIVGSDSRDGLTDSQKQQLHTGSDDGKRSDSMMVLHIGSNGDTLMSIPRDSWVPIPAHLDTAGTGKTIPATTNKINSAFNNGGGPLLVQTVEKNTGLHIDHYAEVGFAGFVNIVDAVGGVHMCIDKDIQDKDSGLNLKAGCQTLNGQQSLAFVRQRHQMADQDLGRMRNQQKFLSALAHQAVTPGTMLNPFEVYPLIGSGLDTLIVDKGTGLTDLANLFEAMRSVSGGSGRSITIPIGNPDYHTPDGQSAVKWDPVKSKQVFDALKNDTPVANV; from the coding sequence ATGGAGAACTGGCAGCAGGGCCGCCCGGCGGGCGGCGGGCGTGGACCCGGTCCGGGCGGTGCGGCCGGTGGCGGCGAACCGCCGCTGCCGCCCGGCCTGAGCCCGCGCGGCGGCGGGAACGGCGGTGCGAACGGCGGCGGGAACGGCGCTGGGAACGGCGGCGGCCGGGTGGCCGGCCACGCGTCCGGCGGGGCGGCGCCGCGCCGGCGCCGCTCGCGCAAGCGGATCGCGGCCTACGTGGCGCTCGGGGTGGTCGGCGCGCTGCTGGCCACCGCGGTGGGCACCTACGCCTGGGCCGACTCCAAGCTGAACCAGCAGAACGTGCTGCAGGACTACGACGGGCGCCCGGCGGCCGGCAAGGGCACCAACTGGCTGATCGTCGGCTCGGACAGCCGGGACGGTCTCACCGACTCGCAGAAGCAGCAGCTGCACACCGGCTCGGACGACGGCAAGCGCAGCGACTCGATGATGGTCCTGCACATCGGGAGCAACGGGGACACCCTGATGAGCATCCCGCGCGACTCCTGGGTGCCGATCCCGGCGCACCTGGACACCGCGGGCACCGGCAAGACCATCCCGGCCACCACCAACAAGATCAACTCGGCCTTCAACAACGGCGGCGGCCCGCTGCTGGTGCAGACCGTGGAGAAGAACACCGGCCTGCACATCGACCACTACGCCGAGGTGGGCTTCGCCGGGTTCGTCAACATCGTGGACGCGGTGGGCGGTGTGCACATGTGCATCGACAAGGACATCCAGGACAAGGACTCCGGGCTGAACCTGAAGGCCGGCTGCCAGACCCTGAACGGCCAGCAGTCGCTCGCCTTCGTCCGCCAGCGGCACCAGATGGCCGACCAGGACCTGGGGCGGATGCGCAACCAGCAGAAGTTCCTCTCCGCGCTGGCCCACCAGGCGGTCACCCCGGGCACCATGCTCAACCCGTTCGAGGTCTACCCGCTGATCGGCTCCGGCCTGGACACCCTGATCGTGGACAAGGGCACCGGGCTGACCGACCTGGCCAACCTCTTCGAGGCGATGCGCTCGGTCAGCGGGGGTTCCGGACGGAGCATCACCATCCCGATCGGCAACCCGGATTACCACACGCCCGACGGGCAGTCGGCGGTGAAGTGGGACCCGGTGAAGTCCAAGCAGGTCTTCGACGCGCTGAAGAACGACACCCCGGTGGCGAACGTCTGA